Proteins encoded in a region of the Acidimicrobiia bacterium genome:
- the rsmA gene encoding 16S rRNA (adenine(1518)-N(6)/adenine(1519)-N(6))-dimethyltransferase RsmA, with product MTRDALSPSDVRSLLREHGIRPSRALGQNFLADANTARRIVRLAGIERGDRVLEIGPGLGSLTLALAQAGARVHALELDRHLVPVLEAVLGAAPNVTAEAGDALTWDYAGRLRDGPWSCVSNLPYNVATPVVARVLEEAPTVTRLLVMVQREVGERLAAAPRTKAYGAVTVKVAYHATARIVGAVPPTVFVPRPNVDSALVQLERRATPPVEVPSYAAMFELVGAGFAHRRKMLRRALASALGDRTEAVLERAGVAPTARAEELDLEAWAAVARSAAE from the coding sequence ATGACTCGCGACGCGCTGAGCCCGTCCGACGTGCGGTCGCTCCTGCGCGAGCACGGGATCCGGCCGAGCCGCGCGCTCGGGCAGAACTTTCTGGCCGACGCGAACACGGCGCGCCGCATCGTTCGGCTCGCCGGAATCGAGCGAGGCGACCGTGTCCTCGAGATCGGCCCGGGACTCGGTTCGCTCACCCTCGCGCTGGCCCAAGCCGGAGCCCGCGTTCATGCGCTCGAGCTCGATCGCCACCTCGTGCCGGTCCTCGAAGCCGTGCTCGGCGCCGCGCCCAACGTGACCGCCGAGGCGGGGGACGCCCTCACCTGGGACTATGCCGGGCGACTCCGTGACGGTCCGTGGTCGTGCGTGTCGAACCTGCCGTACAACGTGGCGACACCAGTCGTCGCGCGCGTCCTCGAGGAAGCGCCCACGGTGACACGTCTGCTGGTGATGGTGCAGCGCGAGGTGGGGGAGCGACTGGCGGCGGCGCCGCGGACGAAGGCGTACGGCGCGGTGACGGTGAAGGTGGCGTATCACGCAACCGCGCGTATCGTTGGGGCGGTGCCCCCGACCGTCTTCGTGCCGCGACCGAATGTAGATTCAGCGCTGGTGCAGCTCGAACGGCGCGCGACGCCACCGGTGGAGGTTCCGTCGTACGCGGCGATGTTCGAGCTCGTGGGCGCGGGCTTCGCGCACCGGCGGAAGATGTTGCGGCGTGCGTTGGCGAGTGCACTCGGAGATCGCACAGAGGCGGTCCTCGAGCGGGCCGGTGTCGCACCCACGGCGCGTGCCGAAGAGCTCGATCTTGAAGCGTGGGCAGCGGTCGCGCGGTCGGCGGCCGAAT
- a CDS encoding transglycosylase family protein, with product MRESPARAEPHDATTWLPLPDFAELPPLDRLLVPDPDVEPAAPREVPVGLPSPARAEPHDATAWLPLPQVEELPSVDTLLVPDPTVAPTAPREVPVGLPSPARAEPHDATAWLPLPEFDPEPAASGDQGGPPRGRPRRARRFHFPTRAVLTSLAVVATMGGAFLGVRTLLDKGADVDVRVDGRLIAAETGVDTVGDLLVEQNVALGEFDRTTPDASTPIDNNMTVRVLRAFAVPVNFDGTLGEVQTTYRHADGFLEDATAQLNAGGAALGVLDAPNRIDESTAVAVRTRKTGVLVVDSEFIEYDAPVHTVAELLAAYDVKLDDIDTTSPYGVADVLPAVAADGDKVAIAVNRNRNETEAVDEVYSLPDQMFPDPNVAVTAPNRVVRGKPGVHTVTYLIIRQNGVVTGRVATGAVDVEPAVPTITYYGVKYDSRWDKIAECETGRYGPSHPKAGELKWDIIKPVYQGALGIWYDNWSALKDKGWAKNAGHATKYQQIIVAERILAEHGWGAWGCAKTLGYTKDDGKRQF from the coding sequence GTGCGCGAGTCGCCGGCGCGAGCCGAGCCGCACGACGCGACCACGTGGCTGCCCCTGCCCGACTTCGCCGAGCTCCCACCGCTCGACCGACTTCTCGTCCCCGACCCCGACGTCGAGCCGGCCGCGCCACGTGAGGTGCCGGTGGGCCTCCCGTCACCCGCCCGCGCGGAGCCGCACGACGCGACCGCCTGGCTGCCCTTGCCCCAGGTCGAGGAGCTCCCGTCGGTGGACACGCTGCTCGTGCCCGACCCGACCGTCGCCCCGACGGCGCCGCGTGAGGTGCCGGTCGGCCTCCCGTCGCCGGCGCGGGCCGAGCCGCACGACGCGACCGCCTGGCTGCCGCTCCCCGAGTTCGATCCCGAGCCGGCGGCCAGCGGTGATCAGGGTGGGCCCCCGCGCGGTCGCCCCCGCCGCGCCCGCCGCTTCCACTTCCCGACACGCGCCGTCCTGACCAGCCTGGCCGTGGTCGCGACCATGGGCGGCGCCTTTCTGGGCGTCAGAACGCTCCTCGACAAGGGCGCAGACGTCGACGTGCGCGTCGATGGACGCTTGATCGCCGCCGAGACAGGTGTCGACACGGTGGGTGACCTGCTCGTCGAGCAGAACGTGGCGCTCGGTGAGTTCGACCGGACCACACCCGACGCGAGCACGCCGATCGACAACAACATGACCGTGCGGGTGCTGCGCGCGTTCGCGGTTCCGGTGAACTTCGACGGGACGCTTGGGGAAGTGCAGACGACCTATCGTCACGCGGACGGTTTCCTCGAGGACGCCACCGCCCAGCTCAACGCCGGGGGCGCTGCGCTCGGAGTGCTCGACGCACCGAATCGGATCGACGAATCCACGGCCGTCGCCGTGCGCACGAGGAAGACCGGCGTGCTCGTCGTCGACAGCGAGTTCATCGAATACGACGCCCCCGTGCACACCGTGGCCGAGCTCCTCGCGGCGTACGACGTCAAGCTCGACGACATCGACACCACGAGTCCCTACGGCGTGGCCGACGTACTGCCGGCCGTGGCTGCCGACGGGGACAAGGTGGCCATCGCCGTCAACCGCAACCGCAACGAGACCGAAGCCGTCGACGAGGTGTATTCGCTCCCGGATCAGATGTTCCCCGACCCGAACGTGGCGGTCACCGCGCCGAACCGGGTCGTCCGGGGCAAGCCGGGTGTGCACACGGTGACGTACCTGATCATTCGTCAGAACGGCGTGGTGACCGGCCGGGTGGCCACCGGCGCCGTCGACGTGGAGCCAGCCGTCCCGACGATCACGTACTACGGGGTGAAGTACGACTCGAGGTGGGACAAGATCGCGGAGTGCGAGACCGGTCGTTACGGGCCTTCCCACCCGAAGGCCGGCGAACTGAAATGGGACATCATCAAACCCGTCTATCAGGGCGCGCTCGGGATCTGGTACGACAACTGGTCGGCGTTGAAGGACAAGGGGTGGGCCAAGAATGCCGGCCACGCCACGAAGTACCAGCAGATCATCGTTGCGGAGCGGATCCTCGCCGAGCACGGTTGGGGTGCGTGGGGTTGCGCCAAGACATTGGGGTACACGAAGGACGACGGAAAGCGCCAGTTCTAA
- a CDS encoding TatD family hydrolase, protein TGEQAPAAEVPSAAASEPMVWIDSHCHVQWATGGADAAIERARAAGVTAMVVVGTNVESSRAAVDLAARHSDVRATVGLHPHDASSFAEQWPELEALAASDGVVAVGEAGFDLHYRHSEPDVQEEAFRAQIRRAHELDRALVIHSREAWDDTFRVLTDEGVPARTVFHCFTGGPDEARRALDLGARLSFSGIVSFPNADDVRAAAALCPLDRVLVETDSPYLTPVPHRGRENEPAYVTFVGEALAAALGEPVENVAAATTAAADAAFGLIKGL, encoded by the coding sequence CACGGGGGAGCAAGCGCCCGCGGCGGAGGTACCCTCCGCCGCAGCGAGCGAGCCAATGGTGTGGATCGACAGCCATTGCCATGTGCAGTGGGCGACCGGCGGGGCCGACGCCGCGATCGAACGGGCACGGGCCGCAGGTGTCACCGCGATGGTGGTGGTGGGCACCAACGTCGAGTCGTCGCGCGCGGCCGTGGACCTCGCCGCCCGCCATTCCGACGTGCGAGCCACGGTCGGGCTCCACCCGCACGACGCGTCGAGCTTCGCGGAGCAGTGGCCCGAGCTCGAGGCGCTGGCCGCGAGCGACGGCGTCGTCGCCGTCGGCGAAGCCGGCTTCGACCTGCACTACCGGCACTCGGAGCCGGATGTCCAAGAGGAAGCCTTCCGAGCGCAGATCCGTCGTGCTCACGAGCTCGACCGCGCGCTGGTGATCCACTCGCGAGAGGCGTGGGACGACACCTTTCGTGTGCTCACCGACGAGGGAGTCCCGGCGCGTACCGTCTTCCACTGCTTCACGGGCGGCCCCGACGAAGCCCGGCGCGCGCTCGATCTCGGGGCGCGGCTGTCATTCAGCGGCATCGTGTCGTTCCCGAACGCCGACGACGTGCGCGCCGCGGCGGCGCTGTGTCCGCTGGACCGCGTGCTGGTCGAGACCGACTCGCCGTACCTGACCCCCGTGCCTCACCGCGGCCGCGAGAACGAGCCTGCCTACGTGACGTTCGTCGGTGAGGCGCTCGCGGCCGCACTCGGTGAGCCTGTGGAAAACGTCGCCGCGGCGACCACGGCCGCGGCAGACGCTGCGTTTGGGCTGATCAAAGGCCTCTGA